TCCCTGACCAGAACGGTCAGGTTGAAAGCCGGCCCGTGGTCCTCTCCCAGTTTCCGGGCAGTCCTTACTTCTCCAGTGTGGAGCTCCACTTTGAAGAGATCTGGGTCCGAGGCCTGGGCCAGGTGGTAAAAGAGCCAGGCGTTCTGGCCGGAGTCCGAGTCCATGGCGATGACTTTGGTGACCAGGTAGCCCGCGGCCGCGCTgcgagggaccatctctgtggcGGCCCCAGAGGCGTTGCCTGAGGTAGGGTAGAGTATCTGGGGGGCATGGTCATTCACGTCCACCACATACACGTTGGCGGTGACGGTGCTGCTCAGCGGCGGGCTCCCCTGGTCCTGGGCCTGGACAGTGACGTCAAACTCCCTCAGCTGCTCATAGTCGAAGGAGTTGACCGCATACAGGTCGCCGCTGGACGGGTTGATGGACAGAAAAGAAGCGACCGGCAGGCCCTGAATGTCCCCGCCCAGGAGGGAGTAGGTGACCTCGGCGTTCTCCCGGGCGTCGGGGTCGGTGGCCTTCAGGGTGCCCAGCAGCCCCCCGGGAGGGTTGTTCTCGGGCACGTAGACCGAGTAGACGGCTTGGGGGAAACGCGGTGGGTTGTCGTTGACGTCCGAGACGTCCACCCGGACCGTGCGCCGGGAGGTGAGCGGCGGGCTTCCCGCGTCCGTGGCCGTCACGGTGACGTTGTAGGCGGCCACCCGCTCGCGGTCCAGCGGACCGCTGACCACCAGCGTGTAGGAGGTCCCAAGCCCGCGGAGCTGGAAGGGGAGCGGCCCGGGCAGGCTCAGGCTTACCTGCTGGTTGAGGCCCGAGTCCTGGTCGTTGACGCTCAGGAGGGCGACCACCGTGTCCGGGGGGGCGTCTTCGGGGACCGGACTGTACAGGGCGGTGAGGTCCACCTCGGGGGCGTTGTCGTTGACGTCCAGCACGTCCACCAGCACCTTGCAGTGGCCAGCCATGGGCACGGGCCCGTGGTCGGTGGCCTGCACGTAGATCTGGAAGGAGGCGGCCTCTTCGTAGTCCAGGGCCCCCCTGACCCGCACCTCGCCCgtgcgggggtcgatggcgaacAGCTGCCTCTCCCGCTCCGACGTGTAGCTGCTGAAGGAGTAGCCCAGCTCGCCGTTGGAGCCCTCGTCGGGGTCGGAGGCGTTCAGCTTGACCACCAGGGTCCCCGCCGGGGCGTCCTCCCGCAGCCGGACGCGGTAGGCGGACTGGCCGAAGGCGGGCGAGTTGTCGTTGGTGTCCAGGACCCGCACGGTGATGCGGGCCGTGCCCGACCGCGCCGGGCTGCCCCCGTCGACGGCGGTGAGCACCAGGCGGTGCCAGGCGTCCCGCTCGCGGTCCAGACCCTTGCGCAGCACCAGTTCCAGCACCTTGCTGTCCTCCTGCGGGGGCTTGAGGTCCAGGGCGAAGTACTCGCTGGGGCTGAGCTGGTAGCTCCGCACGGCGTTGCTGCCCACGTCGGGGTCCTGGGCGCCCTCGATGTGGAAGCGGGCCCCGGGCACGGCCGACTCGCTCACCTGCAGCCGGTAGTCGGGCCGGGGGAAGCGGGGAGCGTGGTCGTTGACGTCCAGCACCTCCACCTCGACGGCGCGCACGGCCACGGGGCTGTGGGCCAGCAGCTCCAGGCTGAGCAAGCAGCGCGGCCGCAGGTGGCACAGGGCCTCCCGGTCGATGCGCTGGCGGACCAGCAGCTCGCCGCTGGCCGGCTCCAGCTCCAGGTAGCGGGGGCTGGGGGCGCCCAGGTGGCTGATGCGCAGGGAGCCGGGACCCAGGCGCCTCGGCTCCAGCCCCAGCGCCCTCGCCACGTTGCCCACCACGGCTCCGGGCTCCTGCTCCTCCGGGATGGAGTAGCGCAGCTGGGCGGCTCCCGgccctggcagcagcagcagcagcagcagcagcggcagcagccgtGGCATCAGCAGGACGGGCAGCgggggcaggggaagcagcagcgCCCGGAGGGGGCAAAGCCCCGCAGCTCCGCGGCCCCTGCGGGCATCCTCCGGCTCCATGGCCGGGCTGGGCCGCTAGCGAGCCCCGCCGAGGGTCCCCCGCGtcggcccccgccccgccaagCCCCCCGCCCCTGCGGCTGGCTCCGGCCTCCGCGGTGGCCCCATACCCggccccgcccgccgccgccgccgccgccggggcctcccctctgccccttcccgtccccctcctccgttccccgccgccgccgccgcctctgcCGCTCcagggggagggcgaggaggggagaggggagatggaggggcggAGCGTCCACTACGGGACCCGATCCAATTCAGCACCGAGCCggaggacagagcccgggcctccgCCGCCTCCCTTCCGTGCCCGGCCCCCGATGCCAGCCCACCGCCCCCTCTCGCCCcaaccccgcccccggcccctccccgcctttccccggccctccctctgcccgccgAAAACCCCGGCCAGCTCCAGCCTCGCCCGTCCCCCCCTCTCCTCTTGAAGAATCCTCCAAAAGCGCCTGGCAAGACCCCCGTCCGGGCGGGGGGCCGGCGAagcccagggaagagggaggtgttgGAGAAAGAAGCGGCCCCTCAGACAAAAGAAACGCAGACCGCAGACGGATCCCAAAGCGCAGGacaaagtgggggtgggggggtgtcgggggaggaggagccaaaaGTCAACCAGTCAAAATGATCGACCGGACTCGGGAGACCCGGCTCTCTGGGGCCAACGCCCTGCTGCCAAACTCGCGAGGACCGGCTTCAAGTCATGCCCCCGGCTTGCGAGGGGTATCCGTTGGGTACCGTTCTCCAGTTCAAAAACGGGAAGACCTCACGGCCTCGcagcaatgggaggaggaggaaggggaatcaTTTCCCCCGTGGTGTGCTCTGAGATCCACTGAGAAAGGAAAACGTTTCAGGCAAGGGGGGAAATGCAAGATTCTCCGCCCCACGCCCTGCCTTTACCCCTTCGATTTGGGCTTATTTTTTACCAGACAACAGGCCAGATGCAGTGCTAGGCTCACCCCACAGACAGATTTCCACGGCTCTGTCTCCTCTTGCGAATTCTCCCCTTCCTTAAAGTTCCGAGCTTAGCTTCTTACCGCTCAgtatcttcctcccaccccttcctctctctgctgcctgtgcttttctttctccctgtggACGGAGATGCTGCTTTTCGACCACCCCTCAAGatgtcccttctattctctaagCTCTGATAGAGGATGTCTAGTGCTGTGTCATTCTCTTGGACGGCTCCAAATCCCTTCTTTTTCACTGTCCTAGCTCACACGGACCTCCCCAACCTGTCAGATATTCCCAGATCTATCTCCGCATACATCCTCCCCTGCAAACCTTTCCCCCACCTTAAGGCaccaccccccacccgccccccacccacacacacgtTTCTTCGGCAGACCTGCCTTTCCTCTGCTGGCGCGCCTTTTCCGACCACTTTTTGGCCTGAGTCCCAGGAGAAGCATGATACTTCCCCATCCTGCTGCAGTCCCCAAATAGGAGGAAAGGAATCAGCAAAGAGGAGAGGGAGCTCAAATTCATCCTTGTCCGGGAAACCAGGATTGCTTCCTTTTTAAACATTTTTCTTCCAAGTTTCTTCTCTGGAATTTCGCTACAGATTTTCAACAGGATCATCATTTaatagggaaaaaaaatatcGAAGCAATAACTATACCCTCCCCGCCAACCCCGGCCACGACCCCAAAACAACAGATAGCCAGTGTCTACTCTCCTCCCACCTATGTTGCACTGCCCTGAATGAAGAGGAGGCAGGTTAACTCTTACAGGGGATTATAAAGGATAAAGGTAGCAGATATCCCTCGGGTGGCATTTAGGAACACCAGACATCACACTCAACAGTACTAGTTTACTAGATTATCCTACAAGCAATTtcctccattttttttcctttttcctcctcctcatcccctttcccctctcttacCCAATGTAGCTCTAAAGGAGCCCTCTGTTTTCTTTGAGTCGCTGGTGTTCCTCCATTCTTACTCTGCCCAATCTCTTAGGAGAGaagtgatttattattattattattattatggtgctaacTACTTATTATATGCTAAATATTATGCTAAAAACTAGAGCAAATATGAAACAATCAGACCAGACAGTGTCCCTACccccatgagtctcacagtctaaggtggagggagaagaggtgctttatcctcatttaatagatggaggaactgaggcccaaagcatAACagaatagacaggatccctgcagtCAATTACCCTACAGTCTCACAGGGTAGCAGGACAGAGTAGATAgctaggcacattctctgtcttCTATTCCTCTCTGCTTCCACAGAGCTCTCCGCAACCTCTATTTAACCACAGTTACTAAAGCTCTACTGTCCCATGACTGCTACTTTGAGCATCTGAACTCAGATGGCCTCGGTTTCTCAACTGGGAAAATGTAACAGCTGCCCTTTATCCCTCCAGCTCATTTGTTTCTCCAAGGAAACACATGTAAATGGAAAAAAACTATTAAAATCTGAAAGGACACAGACAGGAGGCAAGCCCCTTGCCTAGCAGATGCTGCCCCTTTGTTGGCCTCAGAGGCCTGGCCTTCAAGAACTGACCAGATCTGCCCTGGCTTCTTTTTCTGAACTGATCTGAGACAGCACTGTGGGCTGTCAGCTCTTGGAGTCAAATACAATGAGAGGTGGAGGCTTATCATGCGGCAGCACAAAGCCTACTACAGCTAGGGTACCAGTCAAGTCTTCCTAGCTGATGTGTTCATTGAAAAGACTTCTCTACTATTTACTCTTTCAGTATTTAAAAGCACGACCAATTTACACATTTCAATAGGCAGGGTAACTAGATTAGCCAGGGGAaagttgggagaggaagggagattagCATTCCAGGCTATTTCCAGGCATCCcattcagtcagttaattgtaattattgagtgcttacactgcacacagcactgtactaagcgcttgggagagtacaatacaacagtaaatgacatattccctgcccacaacgagcctggggtagatacaagctaattaagttggacacaatccttgtcccacatggggctcactgtcttgatccccgttttacagatgaggtaactgagtcatagagaattgCAGTGTGCAATGAAGGCTTTATTTGGAAGATAATTCTCAGAATGTGATCCCCAAATTTTTGAGGGCCTGTTTCTGAAAGGATTTCGTTtagagttctttttttttaaaatggtattgctAAGCATCGGCTTAAcaatagacactgtactaagctctggggtagaaacgagccgatcaggttgaacacagtccttgtcacacatgggactcattgacttaatccccattttacagatgaggtaacagacacagagaagttaagtgacttgcccaagattgcacagcagagaagtagtggagccaggattagaacccaggtcctttcactcccaggcccttgctctttccactaggccacactgctcttctgttGCAAGCACATCTGTTTGTCCCATCAAATGTGTTTCCCAAAAACTACCTGCACCCTATAGATGAgaataagtacttcccaagcacttagtacagggctctgcacacagtaagcactcaacaaatacaattgaatgaatgaatgaatgaatgaatgaataaccggtTTAATTGTACCTTCAACTCAACCCTGCTCTTAGCTTTTGGGACCAATTACATGTACCTGCAATTTTGCAAATAATTGGGAACCCAAAATTGCATACTCAGTGAAGGAAGCCACTCTTTGAAACAAGGAATCTCccaccatttttctccaaaatcaaGCTATTGCTTGGCTCCTTAGTTCTAATGTGGgtatatcaaacaatcaatcaatcgtatttattgagcacttactgtgtgcagagcactgtactaagcgcttgggaagtacaagttggcaacatatagagacagtccctacccaacagtgggctcacagtctaaaagggggagacagagaacaaaaccaaacatactaacaaaatagaatagatatgtacaagtaaaataaataaatagagtaataagtatgtacaaacatatgtacatatatacaggtgctgtggggaagggaaggaggtaaaatgagggacatggagagggggatgagggggagaggaaggaaggggctcagtctgggaaggcctcctgggtatACTGTTTCCTACTTTTCAACTGACCCTCCCACTGCTTTCACTATCTCAAATTATTTTTGTATACgatccccattagattgtaagatatgtttgtacatatttattactctatttatttatttatttatttatttattttgcttgtacatatctattctgtttattttattttgttaatatgtttggttttgttctctgtctcccccttctagaccgtgagcccactgttgggtagggactgcctctatatgttgccaacttgtaattcccaagcgcttagtacagtgctctgcacacagtaagcgctcaataaatacgattgattgattgattgattgatcgagagcaggaaatgtgtgtcttTCTACTATTGCACTCTCTTGGACACTTATTACAACacctagcactcagtaggtgcacAATACATGCCACTAGTTGATTGAGCTCCACTaatcacatccttcccctccttcaaaatcctcaaagtttcttaataaataccactgatggattaatttatCCGAGTAAGCATGTATATTTATGAATATTCTAGCAATAGATTGCACTAATCATTGTTTATTACATTAATTTCCTCGAGTAATACAATGAGCATCATTTGCAGGTCATACTCGATATCAAAGAGCAAGACAATATCTCTAACAACGTTTGAGAATGTAGACTGCCTCctgtaataatttgtggtattttttgaatgattagtatgtaccaagaagcagcagagaagcagcgtggctcagtggaaagagcacgggcttgggagtcagaggttgtgggttctaatcccggctctgccacttgccagctgtgtgactttgggctagtcacgtaacttctctgggccttagttacctcttctgtaaaatggggctgaagactgtgagccccacgtgggacaacctgagaccttgtatctaccccagcacttagaacagtgcttggcagatagtaagtgcttaacaaataccattattattattattattaccaagaaatgtcctcattttttatggtattttttaagtgcttactatgtgccaagcattgttaagtgctagggtgaatacaagctaatcaggttgtacacatggGGTATTAAaccccatcttaaagatgagggaacagaggcccagagaagttaagtgactagcccaaggtcacatagtagtcaagtggcagaatgaggattagagccaagatccttctgattcccaggcctgtgttttagccactaggccaggctgcttctataccgcagtcagatcagacaaagttcctgttccacatagggcttacagactaaagagagggagaatgggtattttgatccccattttatgggtgaggaaactgagtcacagaaaagtattcaccccaagtcacacagctttaattcccacttgtatactctttaccagcatttagtacagtactctgcacacagtaagcatttaataaacattattactaccacaacagacaagtggcggagctggtactagaacccaggtctcccgactcccagtactgtgctctacccactgtgctCATCTCAACAAGTTACACTGAATGAGACTCATCAGTAGAATGAACAACAGCAGGATCCCCAAGTGACTGCTGaatggagagctgaaactgggaaactgaaagcaagggagACAAAGGAAACAATTTAAGGCCAGAGTAAAACAAAAAGTTGGATAATGCAGCTTTTCTtaagaaaactgggagtcaattgccaAGGATAGACCAGCCTGGGGCACTGTTATCATGAAAGGAAGGGCTTTTagcaaaaggaaggagagaaaatgaggcaaagagaaaacagcatAAGAGCAGGAAAAACATCATACATGACAATCTATGAGGGCGAGCTATCGGCCGGAGAgctattggccttttcagtcacatgcACACTCATAGACGATTCTCACAATCAGTTGTGCCTCCTTTGAATATGAAAGACAGCTATAAACTTCAATTATATAGAATGCATGGGCCCAAAT
This sequence is a window from Tachyglossus aculeatus isolate mTacAcu1 chromosome X2, mTacAcu1.pri, whole genome shotgun sequence. Protein-coding genes within it:
- the LOC119949286 gene encoding protocadherin alpha-C2-like isoform X5, which codes for MPRLLPLLLLLLLLPGPGAAQLRYSIPEEQEPGAVVGNVARALGLEPRRLGPGSLRISHLGAPSPRYLELEPASGELLVRQRIDREALCHLRPRCLLSLELLAHSPVAVRAVEVEVLDVNDHAPRFPRPDYRLQVSESAVPGARFHIEGAQDPDVGSNAVRSYQLSPSEYFALDLKPPQEDSKVLELVLRKGLDRERDAWHRLVLTAVDGGSPARSGTARITVRVLDTNDNSPAFGQSAYRVRLREDAPAGTLVVKLNASDPDEGSNGELGYSFSSYTSERERQLFAIDPRTGEVRVRGALDYEEAASFQIYVQATDHGPVPMAGHCKVLVDVLDVNDNAPEVDLTALYSPVPEDAPPDTVVALLSVNDQDSGLNQQVSLSLPGPLPFQLRGLGTSYTLVVSGPLDRERVAAYNVTVTATDAGSPPLTSRRTVRVDVSDVNDNPPRFPQAVYSVYVPENNPPGGLLGTLKATDPDARENAEVTYSLLGGDIQGLPVASFLSINPSSGDLYAVNSFDYEQLREFDVTVQAQDQGSPPLSSTVTANVYVVDVNDHAPQILYPTSGNASGAATEMVPRSAAAGYLVTKVIAMDSDSGQNAWLFYHLAQASDPDLFKVELHTGEVRTARKLGEDHGPAFNLTVLVRDNGQPSLSSSVAINVAVVDRVSKILPDTRRHVKNPRTYSEITLYLIIALSSVSFIFLLTVVVLTAIKCYRYTAYGGLCCSSFCGVRERCPAELYKQANNNIDSRIPHGLKVQPHFIEVRGNGSLTKTYCYKACLTAGSGSDTFMFYNTGGPVGPGPQAGMTDSRHLTGQSGQSAQNLIILKKESVTPSEPKQPNPDWRYSASLRAGMHSSVHLEEAGILHGRLGGPDQQWPTVSSANTEPEAGEVSPPVGAGVNSNSWTFKYGPSNPKQSGPESKKQTQVSFLLRRKGDPSQPRQ
- the LOC119949286 gene encoding protocadherin alpha-C2-like isoform X1 encodes the protein MPRLLPLLLLLLLLPGPGAAQLRYSIPEEQEPGAVVGNVARALGLEPRRLGPGSLRISHLGAPSPRYLELEPASGELLVRQRIDREALCHLRPRCLLSLELLAHSPVAVRAVEVEVLDVNDHAPRFPRPDYRLQVSESAVPGARFHIEGAQDPDVGSNAVRSYQLSPSEYFALDLKPPQEDSKVLELVLRKGLDRERDAWHRLVLTAVDGGSPARSGTARITVRVLDTNDNSPAFGQSAYRVRLREDAPAGTLVVKLNASDPDEGSNGELGYSFSSYTSERERQLFAIDPRTGEVRVRGALDYEEAASFQIYVQATDHGPVPMAGHCKVLVDVLDVNDNAPEVDLTALYSPVPEDAPPDTVVALLSVNDQDSGLNQQVSLSLPGPLPFQLRGLGTSYTLVVSGPLDRERVAAYNVTVTATDAGSPPLTSRRTVRVDVSDVNDNPPRFPQAVYSVYVPENNPPGGLLGTLKATDPDARENAEVTYSLLGGDIQGLPVASFLSINPSSGDLYAVNSFDYEQLREFDVTVQAQDQGSPPLSSTVTANVYVVDVNDHAPQILYPTSGNASGAATEMVPRSAAAGYLVTKVIAMDSDSGQNAWLFYHLAQASDPDLFKVELHTGEVRTARKLGEDHGPAFNLTVLVRDNGQPSLSSSVAINVAVVDRVSKILPDTRRHVKNPRTYSEITLYLIIALSSVSFIFLLTVVVLTAIKCYRYTAYGGLCCSSFCGVRERCPAELYKQANNNIDSRIPHGLKVQPHFIEVRGNGSLTKTYCYKACLTAGSGSDTFMFYNTGGPVGPGPQAGMTDSRHLTGQSGQSAQNLIILKKESVTPSEPKQPNPDWRYSASLRAGMHSSVHLEEAGILHGRLGGPDQQWPTVSSANTEPEAGEVSPPVGAGVNSNSWTFKYGPSNPKQSGPGELPDKFIIPGSPAIISIRQEPPKNQIDKSDFITFGKKEETKKKKKKKKGNKAQEKKEKGNSTTDNSDQ